DNA from Nymphaea colorata isolate Beijing-Zhang1983 chromosome 4, ASM883128v2, whole genome shotgun sequence:
AAGCAAGACATCTATCAATTGAGTAGTAGCGCATCCACCATTTGTAGTTTAAAGGAATAGTTTCCATAAAAATAGAACTGatatttgatcttttattgGCCTACTATcccgaccagttatgctacccCCTCTAACACGAGCATGGATAGATACATTAACTTTCTAACAATGAATATATTATACCTAATCTAGTAATAAGTTTGATGACTTATTTGAGACCCATTTGTAgcttgaaagattttgaaagattttaaaaagggAAAACTAATCTATCACATATAGAGAAGAGCTCATCAGACCGTCAAATCATATGAGATTCCATGAGCATTATATTTGACAAAACGTGACAGGGAAATCAAGCTTATCTACAACATGCATAAGAACAAAGGCCCTGCgtttgatttttgtattcaTGTGGTATGGCTTTGTTGAATGAATGCTATATTTAACGCCCATTTTTGGCGCCAAAACCATGAATAATATTTATCTGAAATTCCTTTACTTTGTTCTTGTAAATCGTTAAATTAAGTCATATATGGCATAAAAACATAGTTTTATAAACCTTTctattttatttacttttttggtAACAAGTGcttatttgagttcaatttacCATTTAAATTGCCACCGCAAGACATAAACccaaaattatagaaaaaagtGGGGGACATAGAGTAATGGGGATTGCAGCTCAATTATATCATTAAGCAGTAAACTTTTTTTACCATGATGTACCTTCAcatgacattttcttttcttgtacgTGATTGGCATCTCATTATTTTTACGTATCAAAATAAGTCCGACTTTTTAAACTAAATTTGTCTTTCTAACTATTGTCTTACAACATACTCAAATTCCAAAATTCTTTAGTTCACTAAAACTTATTAAACTTATTACCATCGTGAGTAAATCATGCCAAAAAGATTTATACACTAAAAAGCAAGCAAACTAGTGtatcaatatatataatatggtaTCTTGCGTTTGAAAcaccatatattttttttaccattcCGTTGAGCATAGCTTGGTTAGGTTGGTAACTGGTGAATGTTAaatcttcagtttgattctgtTACTCATTTAaactacaaaaataaataattaattaaataaaggAGCGATCTCTCCTTCTCTGCTTTGACTAAAATTTTATAGCAAAATCTTGAAAAGGAGGTACGGTTTCGCACCCTGAATCAAACTAAATTATTCGTGTTGCTGGGCAATAAATTAATACAATAAAGACAAAGATGGTTAATTGTTAAAGCAGTCTTAATGATTACTTAAATAAGTTAGTTATTCACTCATAATCTGCTGCAATCAGCAAACAGATTACACTTCAGACTGTGGTTTGAATTAATTAATCACTCAGGCACGTCTCCGTGGCCCCCAGGAAATAAACTCCAATGGACCGACCCGAGACCCGACCAACCCACAGATATCACACCAAACCGGCTTAAGGGAAAACAGGAGGCACGCCAGCCGTCCATCGCGCGGGATGCGGACGGTCAAGACCGTGGTTTTGTTCTTTTAGTACAAAACCGCGAGCCCAAACAACCCGTTTCTATAGCGCGCATGCCTTACGCAAGCAATCGAGGATTGATTTTCCACCGTTCATCTAAAGATCTAAAGGGAGAAAAACGTCCGGACGTTTGTAACGTAGGGGAGTCATCCGTGTGAAAGGAGCTCGTCGTTGTGGGGGAGGGGAAAAATATCCAGGGGCGGGCCCTGCATCTGGAAAAGTAACGCGGGGCTCTAAAATATCAAACAATGGATTCAGAATCGGCCTCCTGCTGCCTCCGGTTTCGGGACGCTTTTACCGTAAAGACGATTACGCCCCTAAGATCGCGATTTTGCCCTTGTTTAAAAGATTTATGTCATCGAGCTCCCCTTCTCGACGCTCCGTTCCTGGACTCTTTGCGTTGTCTCAGATCCGGACCAAGTTCAAGTaaccaaaatgagaaaaagtgcATCGGATTTTCTTTTTATACCTCCGTCCTTATCCATAAACTGAAAGAGGCGGCTGCAGAACGGCCGGTCATGTGCATGGACATTCGATCATTTcacaagggtattttggtcgACTTTGAGGCTATACATGTCTTTTGAGAAGGGGATGGATAAGTAATTTGACTAAAAAGTCCAACCTTATCCGGTGTGCTGGGGGCTTTGCTCCGTATAAAAATCCTTCCGCTTCCGTTACCGCTCTTTATTATTTCTGCCCTGAAGAAGACCGAACGtgggagaaggaagaggaagcgAACGAGTATGAGTGCGATCCGGTTGCTGAGTCTCAGAGCGTCGTCGGCTTGCCTGCTCGAGGCGTTCGATCGCCAGTCGAGGGCGTCCTCGACGGCGCGGGCCTCCGTCATCTGCAGTGCGCGGAGGAGCGAAGCCATCCCGAAGCTCGAGCCCTTCAGCAGGAGCAAGATCGAGAGGGGACTCAAGGAGCCTTCTCTCCTTCAGAAGTCCGAGAACGCAATTTTAGGTACGGTTGATGGCGCTCTTGATAGATCTCTCgacttcctctttctccttttcctctatcttttcttgttattttgtcTCGTTTTTGCTTTTCCGCTCATACTTTAGGGGGGATTTGTTGATTTCGACCTGTCTTGCtcgagatttctttattttctccttttccttggaGTCAAGAAAGAGTTTGTTGGTTTTGAGCCGTTTTTTACCAAAGAATTATCAACTTTTTACAGTTCTTTGTTTGATACATGGAGATCACGAAGATCCGGAAAAGTATTGGTCGAGCTCTACTCAATTAGGCTAAATAGATATCCAACAAATATGCGATAAGAAGGAATTAAAGGAAAACCCTCAGTTTTCGAAATTTATCGACTTTTTGTTTCGATGCTCCAAGATTGAGCCAGATTTGCAAACCATGTCCTGATCCATGTTAAACTAAGTTAATACAGGAATCACTGGAAATTTACATgaagaatgaacaaaattaGAAGAATAATCAATCACGGGCCCCTCGATCTGAGTTTTTGCGTGAATTTTGCCAATTCGCTTTGTGGTTTCATGGTTTCTTTCATATCTGAACCCCGAGCCAACGTTGGCTTTCGTGTTCCttgttatttccttttatttcttcctTGAAATAGTTGTCCTTCATGACAGAGGGGAGAATACGGGATGTTACTATGGCTTCTTTTCTGGAGGAAGATGATATTTTTCCGTCAAAAGCCTCTCTTGGTTAACACCATAACCACAGGGGCAAACCTGGATCTTTCTAAGTTTATTTGGTTATTTTAATTCTTCCGAATAGATTCTTACTGCCTGCTTTCGGGTGATTTCGTGAAAACTGTGCTAGTTGTTCCAAGCTTGATTTGAGTGTCAAAATTAgttttgttattgttattttttttctctgtagTAACTAGTTGTGACTTGTGATGTTACAACAACACCTTTAATTTGGTTTCTGTTTGATTCATAACCGCCGTAAAGTTCTGAGAGGCAGCTCTGGTGTTTTTAAATTAGAGCGGTTGTGGGTGGAGCCGTGGAGGTGAAACAGGGGCTTTATCTTTTCGTATATTTTTCCGagaaatttctttccttttcgaGGTTTGGTCTATTTGTAGGATTAATTAAGAAAACATATGCAAGTAGATCAAGTTTTCAAGTATGATGATTCGTGTTCATCTTTACCTCTGGTTTATACCGTGTTTTGTGtctgttttgtttgtttccATGGacggttttctttctttttcttgaaagaagTCAACTGATCAATTTACTCTTTCCATGTCGATCGATATTTTGAGAGCCGCTGGACAACGCTATTCTTGTTTACTGGGATTTGGTATTTCTAAGTTCGCGTATTAGTGAGAAAATATTCTGGAAAAGAGAAATTCTCCTATCAGAGCTTTTCAGTTGAAAAAATCTCTGATCGTTGACATGGCATAAATGgatagggaaaaaaaatccGTAGGATCCACAAAACACGATAGGAGGGATAACATAGTACGAAGTTCTGCCAGAACAGACCCCACCTCAACATGGATTGAAGAATCTTTTTCTAGCTCTAAGTAGTTTTTGGCAGCGGGATTttgcttttatatttgaaatagTAAGAGACTTGCCCTTTTATTTTCGATTCCACCTTTCTGTATCATTTTCTCACACCCATACGTGAAACGTGCTTGTGGCTTTCGTGCGTCTAAGCGGTGGCTATTCACTGTCCAGTATGCCTTGTGCAAATGTAATGATTGCTCCTCTTTCTGTATTCTGCAGATTACTGCTCCACTCTTGAAGGGGACGAGTCATACCGCTGCTGGAGAGCGTACTTTGAGCTCAAGGATTTGGAAGTAAGTTCCTCTGTTTCTCTGCCATGTTCctgtttcttacttttttttcaaatttcagttCCCCTCTTGAAGGTGCAAGGCTAGTACCACCAACACGTTGATGATGCTTGTTTTCCTCTATTTCATGTCTTGGGCCCTATGCAGAGTTCTAATTTAAAGCATCCAAAAGTGCGATGCCTGTAACATGAACGAATTCTAAACAAAATTTTGCCTGTGCAGAAGCAACTTCCAAAGGACGAAGTCGAGTCGCTGGTGATTCAGACGGAGGGAGTCAAGTCCCTTATCGGTTGCC
Protein-coding regions in this window:
- the LOC116253753 gene encoding CCG-binding protein 1, with product MSAIRLLSLRASSACLLEAFDRQSRASSTARASVICSARRSEAIPKLEPFSRSKIERGLKEPSLLQKSENAILDYCSTLEGDESYRCWRAYFELKDLEKQLPKDEVESLVIQTEGVKSLIGCLHAVTAAREKPHPEIRENETKPAPRKRADSTCPIPDGLPKTQEELEEEEAARMPDSPFTRLLRSKGRHPAWYSQAPDHETD